The following proteins are encoded in a genomic region of Thermocrinis sp.:
- a CDS encoding phosphoglucomutase/phosphomannomutase family protein — translation MAIKFGTDGWRAVIGDEFTFESVRKVAYAHAKVLEQEGKKRVVVGYDRRFLSREFAEEVYRVFKTLGFEVYISDRDCTTPMVSFAVKYMGFDGGVMITASHNPGKYNGYKIKESFGGSATPEFVKKVEEVANSIQNVKVENYKPETIDLKGPYLERIKELINLELFEEGLLVHDAMYGSSAGLFSEVLLDTPLEVISIRSRRDPLFGGHPPEPIEKHLVPMFEKVRGVGAKIGIANDGDGDRIALCDERGRFINTQLIYVLLLLHLLKNKGIKEGLVVKTVSTSYLVDRICKSEGVELREVPVGFKHINELILKEKVIFGGEESGGYGIIHFLPERDGLFSGLSILELMYTKGKALSEIVQEVFQTYGSAYFERKDLYADEEKKKKLKSFVENPPSLLGRFKVREAITKDGLKLVFENDGWLLMRASGTEPLIRVYAEMPTQEQTQEVIKSALEML, via the coding sequence CCCATGCAAAAGTTTTGGAGCAGGAGGGCAAAAAAAGGGTAGTTGTAGGCTACGACAGAAGGTTTTTAAGCAGGGAATTTGCGGAAGAAGTTTATAGAGTTTTTAAAACCCTGGGCTTTGAGGTTTATATCTCGGATAGAGACTGTACCACTCCTATGGTATCCTTTGCGGTAAAGTATATGGGCTTTGACGGCGGGGTTATGATAACCGCGTCCCATAATCCGGGCAAGTACAACGGATACAAGATAAAAGAGTCCTTTGGTGGTTCGGCCACTCCTGAGTTTGTTAAAAAGGTGGAAGAAGTGGCCAACTCCATTCAAAACGTCAAAGTGGAAAACTATAAACCAGAAACGATAGACCTAAAGGGTCCTTACTTGGAAAGGATAAAAGAGCTTATAAATCTTGAGCTATTTGAGGAAGGGCTTTTGGTACACGACGCTATGTATGGCTCTTCCGCAGGGCTTTTTTCTGAGGTCTTGCTTGACACTCCTTTGGAGGTAATCTCCATAAGATCGCGGAGGGACCCTCTCTTTGGAGGACATCCGCCGGAACCTATAGAAAAGCACTTAGTCCCAATGTTTGAAAAGGTCAGGGGTGTGGGGGCAAAAATAGGAATAGCCAACGATGGAGATGGGGACCGTATAGCTCTCTGCGACGAAAGGGGAAGGTTTATAAATACTCAGCTCATATACGTTTTGCTTTTGTTACACCTTCTGAAAAACAAAGGGATAAAAGAGGGCTTGGTAGTAAAGACAGTATCCACAAGCTATTTAGTGGATAGAATCTGCAAATCTGAAGGGGTGGAATTAAGGGAGGTGCCTGTGGGCTTTAAGCACATAAACGAGCTAATCTTAAAGGAAAAGGTCATCTTTGGTGGAGAAGAGAGCGGAGGATATGGAATCATTCACTTTTTGCCAGAAAGGGATGGGCTTTTCTCTGGCCTTAGCATACTGGAGCTTATGTACACCAAAGGAAAAGCACTTTCAGAAATAGTTCAGGAAGTATTCCAAACTTACGGAAGCGCTTACTTTGAGCGCAAAGACCTATACGCCGATGAAGAAAAAAAGAAGAAACTAAAGTCTTTTGTAGAAAATCCGCCTTCCCTTTTGGGAAGGTTCAAAGTCAGAGAGGCTATCACAAAGGACGGACTAAAGCTTGTCTTTGAAAACGACGGATGGCTGCTTATGAGAGCTTCTGGCACAGAGCCACTCATAAGAGTTTATGCAGAGATGCCAACACAAGAGCAAACACAGGAAGTGATAAAAAGTGCCCTTGAGATGTTATAA